The nucleotide sequence CCAAAAGACACCTTCAAATTTCGGTATCTTGCTTGGCACCGGCATTTCAACATTTATTACTGCAGTCAAGCTACTATATTGCAAGCATGAGTCAGTGCCTGCATCTTCTGGCCCCAGAAGAAAGGGcctgttctcatttttatttataagctGGGCAAGTGGAAGGAGAGGCATTCGGTTACTGGCAAAGCATGCGCTGCTCTACGGGGCCAGGTAGACCGGTTAATACATGGGCACGCTCACACCTCGTGTGCTGAGTCACCTGGCAAGCACCACAGCCCGTCTCTGCAACCTTTCATGTAAGGCCTCAGAAAAGGGCTTTGTAAATCGTTTTTGTTGCCTTCCAGCACAAAGCCAATGACCTGCACATTATTCACTGCAGGCTTCAGCTCAGTGTGGAGTATATTGTGATCCAAACCAGGAGTTTCTGGCAAGAAATGCTTGTGAATAGGCACACAATATAAAACAGGAAGAAGGGTTTCAGTTTATCTGCGCTCACTTGGGCTTGTTTGTTTCTCGGAAAAACGTGGGCTTCCCACCACTAAGTAATAGTCTGGAAAGGCTCCTGTCACCTGGGGACTCGCATGCTGATGTGTGAGTGAAGAGGGCAATAGTCAGGATTCATGTATTTTATCATGATCCTAATAAACTGTGTCACGCTGCGAGTGTAAGGCGGGAGCGCTGAACAGAAACAGGCCTAAGAACTAGTGACAGCttctttccaaaagcaaaaaatatcaCTTTGATGAGCTATTCCTTTACGCCAAATCGGAGTGGATTTCCAAAGGTTTGTATCTGGTTTTATGCAGTATTTCCAGCTTCTTAAATTTATCCTGCACTTGAATCCAGCTTCCTCAAGAAAGGAAGACAATATTTGCTTATATAAAATACCACGTCGTCTTACATCCCACACAAAATGCTAGCCTGAGGATTTCCGGACAGACAGGGTTCATCCAAAGAGATTTAAGGTAGTTGGGGGTCATGGGATCAAGTCACAtctgcatttcctttcttctccactACCTCTCTGGTTCAGCTTTTGCTcctgaattgcttttttttttttttttttttttttgcactagggtaaacaagtaaatattttggGCTCAGGAGCTATCCGCTGCCTATGGGAGCAAGCTTATCTTGCCTTTCTCAGTCTGTCTGCAGAAAGCTAGCATtctacaggaaataaaaatagcagaatGTCTCAGAACTGCAGTTTTTGAGAAACAACAGCATTTgtcatttaaacagaaaatttccAGCTACCACTGTCTCCTGAAGAAAGGAGAACAAGCAATGCCATTGCTTTTTCCCTGCTGACAGAACGGATATCGTTAAGCGATTGCCAAGCATGAAATACTGAGTTAGCAGCACAAGTCGCTGTATAGCCCTggacttgtttttttcagtctctaaaaGTTAACATAGGTTTACTGCACAAGTTCAGTAAGATTGGTACTTGTCTTTAATACTTTTGCCATTGGGAATGGAAAGAGAAGACTGCATGTGGATAAACACCAGCAGCTAAACATTTATTGTGATCTGCTTCTGAACTTTGCTCAAGATTAGGACAGTGGGACAGACATAGTTATAAGGGTCTTCCTAAATAAAAGAGCCAGCTATTTAGAGGCAGGCAAAGTCATCTGAATGTCAGTGAAATAACCATTAAAAAGCTGAGAAGCATTGCCATTTATTAGAAGATCTAAAGTATAGTTGCATGCACTATAGCAATCTTCTACGTTGGAGTtgttaatttaatataaaagcCTATTAGGGACAGGGCAGAGCATAATTAAACAGGAGACAATACACACCGCGAAGAGGAAACTAGATTTGGAATTTTACAGCCTCTTGTTTCGTGTTTATACACGAAATACTATTTGCTATAATCTCTCCTCAATAATACCTATGTATTTCTAGCTGCCACAGTGTTCTGCATTTgtcccaggcagcctgggacgGAAGGTAGAACAAGGTTACACACCCGAATAACCTCCCACTCTTTCCAGCCTCATGGCAATCCTTCCGAGAAAGCCTAGCCCTCTCTCAGCCTCTCGTCAACGCCACTCCTTAATTGGCCCGAGAGCCCCTCTTTAAACAAAGCTCTCTTCTCCCACAGGGCCGAGCTCTTTCTGCTATTTTCTGGCAGAGCTAAATCCAGAGGAGGATACAGCGTGTACCAACACAAGTGTACTACAAATTCAAATGCACAGGAAAGAAGCGAGGTACTTCCAGGAGTTGTTGTTCCCCAGGTAGCGATTTGCAGGTAGGATGGATCCATCCACTCACGCCTCTTTCAAGGAGAAAACCTTCCGTCTGCGTTTAGGGCTGTCAGGTTGTTGCTTCAAAAAAGCAGCACACCATGCTGGTAACACTGCTCAGTGACAAATAGAGGACCTGTCAGAGATTGTGGGTACATCTGAACACAACTAGGCTGCCAAGTACGGACCTGTGTTACAGAGCTACAGGACAATTAAAGATTTCATGAGTTTGACCAGAAAGGCCTCCACGTTGGTAAAGATGATCGCTTTTTAATATTAAGATGAAGCAGTAAGAATATTTATTGCTGTGCAGCTTCAGCCTCCTCTTTAGCAGTAACCCAGGTCTCCTCACCCTCTGCCTGCACGCTGCCATGCAGTAACACACAAAACGCATCCTTAACTTTCACTCCCTGGGCTgttactctgaggcacagtggCTCTTTATGCTACACTCAGCTAGTGTAGGTTATACACCGTAATACACGAGCGAGGAAAAAGTAAACACATATACCCACAGAGACACTCAATAGCAACTCTTCAACATTGCCCGTGATAGCAGAGGCACAGAATTGTCCACTGATATATATGTATCAGACAAACatgtcatttaaaatactttgttctttctcctttatttaGCCACAACACAAATACAAGAGCAGTCAAACTCAGTCCAGTGGAACTCACTAGATAAACCTGTTCAGATTAAGattctcaggaaaacaaaatacacacacacacacacactcacacacacaaaaatgcagCAGCGCCCTTACAAAATGAGGAGTGGCACTGAACTGCACCTAAAAGTAAaatacaaccaaaaaaaaaaaacaaccaccagtTAGGATACATTTGTTAAGCAATAAGGTTGGGCACTGAACAGGTTCCCACTGTACCATCCCATTGGCTATTTAAATACCAGCATAACTTTTTTCAGGTGCGAATTTGGAGCTCACAGAGGGAAAGAGCCTGATTTCAGTTACCCAAGAACACAGGGTAACAGAACAATCGCTCCACTGTAACTCAGAGCAGAATCTGGCCCTGTAAAATGAATATGCATGTGACCTGCTCTGGCTGGAAGACTACCGTGggtgacaattttttttttccccttcacatCTCCCGCAACGAAACCCACCACCAGTGTAGTTTGTAATTTCACTTTTGCACCCTCCACATTTCAGAGTTTGCTCTAAAGCACATGCTGCTCTTTTGGGTGGAAGATCTAATgtagtgattctgtgatgcaaATAAATGTCCACTAGGGACTAGAATAAGACCACCGAATATACCAAATCACTGCAGAACAAATAGAAATCGGGCTCTTAGATAAAGCTGGTCAAGCTGGTCCATCTGATTTGTCAACGCTTTGTTCAGAAATATAAGACTCCGATATAGTTTACAAAAAGAGTAATTCCTTACAGAACATCTCAATGTCAAAATACtaacaaaaacacagcttgtTAAGGCTGAAAAGAGTGGTCTTGGTAAAATTAATAACTAAACTAAGCTGTTGCTAACAATAACAGGTGATATCTCTTCATAAAAAGGCGGTCTGATGTACTCAGGAAAAATGGAATATTGGAAACAAGCTGTTTACAAAAGTGATTTAAATGCTCAGAACAGATCTAACACAAGTGTTAACATCCActattgtaattttattttcgGACAACTTCagcaactatttaaaaaaaaaaaaagctaatacaaaatgtagaaaacaaacaaaaaaaatccaaagagaCGGTTTTTAGACAAACTTAGTTAAGTTGAAGCTGTACCTTTGTCCCAGTTATTAAAAACTTCAATTTTAAGCGTGGCACAACCCAGCTCAGCTAGGTTTGCAGGCTTCCCCACCCTTACTAAAGGGTTAGTCCTTAGAAGGCTCCGATCTCAGTCCCCCACGGTCTGTACGGTTTGCCGAGGTTCGCTGACTGCGTTGGTGCAGACGGGCTCAGCATGTTGGGAGACAGCAGATGGAACGagccaaaggaaaaggggaacgCAGACAGAGATGCCatggaggagagaagaggaggagacagTTTGGTCGTGGATGTGACCACGGGGAGCACTGGTCCGACGCTGCCATTTGGGGGCACTCTGAGTGAGGAAGTTTCAGCGTGTGGGGCGGCGATTCTGCTCTGGTGATGCGGTTCCGTGGAAGACGCCGTAGTACTGGTGTTACCATGCCCGTTTTGAGGCAGCAGCAACGGGTGAGATATATGAGGGTGATGTCCAAAGGCACTGCCCCAAGGAATGTGTCCAATGCCAGCGTGTGCGCTGCTCGCCGCTTCCCGCTGAGAGGCGTAGTTATTGAGATGAGACACGAGTCGAACCCGCAGAGGGTCAGAGGCATCCAGACCCTCTATAATACTAAGGTATCGAGCTACTTCAGCCAGGCATTCTCGAAACCCTAAGCTCCGGTAGTCCATAGCCAAAGCATGAGCATCAAAATAACCTATGAGAAAAGAATGGAGTCTTAAGATGCTGTTTTCTAGTCCTTGTCTACACGTTGCCTCCCCACTCCACCCTGCCCTATGAAGCATATTTCACTTGGATGTGGTTAGTATTCCCAACCATAGATTAGCTGCCAAActcctttctatttctttttgttgttgcttttgtttttaggGGGGGGCTAACAACCTTTTCTTTCATATCTGTGCTGTGATGCTGCAAGTCCCAAGACCGGTCATAG is from Anser cygnoides isolate HZ-2024a breed goose chromosome 2, Taihu_goose_T2T_genome, whole genome shotgun sequence and encodes:
- the HEY1 gene encoding hairy/enhancer-of-split related with YRPW motif protein 1, producing the protein MGETGAGRAPGPLVPRALVPRAARRLPSGRPRPAAAAAMKRAHPESSSSDSEELDEAVEVEKESADENGTPGSPPGSVSPSATSQILARKRRRGIIEKRRRDRINNSLSELRRLVPSAFEKQGSAKLEKAEILQMTVDHLKMLHTAGGKGYFDAHALAMDYRSLGFRECLAEVARYLSIIEGLDASDPLRVRLVSHLNNYASQREAASSAHAGIGHIPWGSAFGHHPHISHPLLLPQNGHGNTSTTASSTEPHHQSRIAAPHAETSSLRVPPNGSVGPVLPVVTSTTKLSPPLLSSMASLSAFPFSFGSFHLLSPNMLSPSAPTQSANLGKPYRPWGTEIGAF